From a region of the Penaeus vannamei isolate JL-2024 chromosome 2, ASM4276789v1, whole genome shotgun sequence genome:
- the LOC113819199 gene encoding uncharacterized protein: protein MTSDTSSPASARIYKFAITSTFISHLLLLTPQRVGSRHRPASIMNTLTILLVAAFAVVASGMKGGHPKDKEIHRTLHEAKKMCMDIMMPSEDEMSSMKEKMKECLENEGHTHLTSHPAVASDKMPELEDALCFREELKDISDESRRLVSLCALEDHGVLDGEEVNVNKVMEILRTKIDAAEDSVAKEFLSTALSNLSEEPLEADLLHFIELKKSLMNSCVMNVVVSLTEEKLLEKCSDS, encoded by the exons ATGACGTCAGACACTTCCTCGCCGGCAAGCGCGCGCATATATAAGTTCGCAATCACATCCACGTTTATCTCACACCTGTTGTTGCTTACCCCACAGAGAGTAGGATCACGACACAG ACCTGCTTCCATCATGAATACGTTGACGATCCTGTTGGTGGCGGCATTCGCTGTAGTCGCGAGCGGAATGAAAGGCGGCCACCCCAAAGACAAGGAGATCCACCGCACTCTTCATGAAG CCAAAAAGATGTGCATGGATATTATGATGCCATCCGAAGACGAAATGAGTagcatgaaagaaaaaatgaaggagtgCCTCGAAAATGAGGGTCACACCCATTTGA CTTCACACCCTGCTGTGGCTTCCGACAAGATGCCCGAGCTGGAGGACGCGCTGTGCTTCCGCGAAGAACTCAAGGATATCTCGGACGAAAGCCGGAGATTGGTGTCGCTGTGCGCCCTCGAAGACCATGGAGTCCTG GATGGCGAGGAGGTCAACGTAAATAAGGTCATGGAAATTCTGCGGACAAAGATTGATGCAGCAGAGGATTCAGTAGCAAAAGAGTTCTTATCTACAGCCCTTTCTAACTTGTCTGAGGAACCCCTAGAAGCTGAC CTATTACATTTCATCGAGCTCAAGAAGTCTCTCATGAACTCCTGCGTTATGAACGTGGTTGTAAGCTTAACTGAAGAGAAACTATTAGAGAAGTGTTCTGATTCATAA
- the LOC138863206 gene encoding uncharacterized protein, with the protein MNTLTILLVAAVAVVASGMKGDHPKEQVVHRAFHEAKKVCMEILMPSEDEVSNMKEKMKECLQNMGHGHLTSHPALASDEMPELEDALCFREELKGISAESRRNVSLCALEDHGVLDGEKVNLTKVMEFIWTKVNEVQNSEAKEFISKTVSYLSELRMDADMLQLIELKKALMNSCVMHLAMNLTEEVLSRSCPGRNGTNS; encoded by the exons ATGAATACGTTGACGATCCTGTTGGTGGCGGCAGTCGCTGTAGTCGCGAGCGGCATGAAAGGCGACCACCCCAAAGAGCAGGTAGTCCACCGCGCTTTTCATGAAG cCAAAAAGGTGTGCATGGAGATTCTGATGCCATCCGAAGACGAAGTAAgtaacatgaaagaaaaaatgaaggagtgCCTCCAAAATATGGGTCACGGTCATCTGa CTTCCCACCCTGCCTTGGCTTCCGACGAGATGCCCGAGCTAGAGGACGCGCTGTGCTTCCGCGAAGAACTCAAGGGTATCTCGGCCGAAAGCCGGAGAAATGTGTCCCTGTGCGCCCTAGAAGACCATGGAGTCCTG gATGGCGAGAAGGTCAACCTAACTAAGGTCATGGAATTTATCTGGACAAAGGTTAATGAAGTACAAAATTCAGAAGCAAAAGAGTTCATATCTAAAACCGTTTCCTACTTGTCTGAGCTGCGCATGGATGCTGAC ATGTTACAATTGATCGAGCTCAAAAAGGCCCTTATGAACTCCTGCGTTATGCACCTTGCTATGAACCTAACCGAAGAGGTGCTATCAAGGAGCTGTCCTGGCCGAAATGGCACTAATTCATGA